TTACATTATCCCGTAATTACACACGCTCGTTAATAAATAGAAGACGATAGATGGTTGGAATGTAAATGCACAAATTAACTAATTCACAAGAGCAGTTGCTTGAGATACCGTGTGAACCTAATACTACTATAACAGTAACAGGGGGGGCAGGTACTGGCAAAACTTACAGTTTGGCATACAAAGTCTATGACCTGATCAATAGTGGCACTATTTCACCGGATGAGGTACTAATATTATCATTAACAAATTCAGCAATAAATGGTTTTGCCGCTGAACTGATAAGGATCTTTGAGAAATCAGATCTACGATATACCTCAACTGAGAGTTCGAAAGTTGAGACTGTTGAAAAGATCGACCTACATACGTTTCATGAAATATGCTATAAGATTCTAAGTGAAGCCATGCCAGTGGTTAACGCAACTGATTTAGATGAATCTAATGGCCTGGCAAGTTTATTGTTAAACAAGAAAGCTATAACTCAAGAAGAAACATACAGGCTCTGTGAGAGGTTGAATGTACTCACAATAGATAGAATTATAGAAGAAGCTCATAAATTGATAAAAAACACAGCGTACTTGAAGTATGATGTTAGAAGACGAATTGACAGTTTGCTCAAAAAATACAAGGTCATTGTTATTGAAAACTATCAAGATTTGTACCCACTTGTTTCTTCGATAGTATCACTTATTGCTGTGGATAAGCAATTAATCCTTTCTGGTGATCCAGGTCAAAAAATATATGGCTTTCTAGGAAATAATAATAGGGCACTTGCCCAAGTATATGGTTCTAGGAGCGGTAAAACTTATTCAATTGAGTTGAACACAAATCTCCGAAATACGCCAGAAATTATTGCTAAAGCAAGATCTATTAATAAAAATGCTGCAGTTGCAAATTACAACGTTCTGAAACCAGCATGTTTGGTTGAACCATTTGTCGCGAATTACTCTACTGAATTGGATGCTATGGAGTTTTTACTTGATCAAATATGCCGGTTAATATGCTGTTCTTCGAAATCTCGTGATATAGCAATTCTAACTAGTACAAACTCTCAACTTAAAACTGTGCAAGAATATCTGAAACAATATGGAATTTCTACCAGAAACCTAAAGCTCTCCGCCAGCCGACTTTACGATTCAGAGACGACGCTGTTCATTAACACGTTGAAGGTTGCAAGAATAGTCATGCCGCCGTCCATTATTCGTAACGATTCTCCGACCGGAGAAACAGGTGATTTTAATATAATTAAAGCCTTTAGCATGATTAAAGGAATTGGTAAATCAGCTATTAGAAAACTGTTAGACCTTTCAAATGTCCAAGGGATAAGTTTATGGTCTATCATAATTTCAAAGCCCTCTACTTACGAGCTACCAAAGGCTTCCAAGGCTATTATGTCGAAATATGCGAAAGCTATTAACTCATTGGTTCACGAAAAACACATACAAACCCTGAAAGACCCAGAACTTCTATTCAATGAAGTAATGGAGACATTGAGTAAATTTGGTGTGCATCTTAAAACAAATATTGAATCTTTTGATGATCAGGCATTAAAATCGGACCAGTTCATACAAACAATCAAAGCTTTCCGAAGTACGAGAGGATTAGACACTTCAGCTATCGATTGGATTTTAAAAGGGGTTGGAGACGGTTCATTTAGATACGATCGCTTCCGGATCCAGGAGAGGCGTGGTTTGGAAAATTCCATAAAACTATCTACAATGCATGCCGCTACCGGTTTTGAATCACCAATTGTCTTTCTTCTTGGGCAAAATACTAGttttaatattgatgataAGCTTTTATATGTTGGTATGACAAGGAGCCGCAATCTTTTATACTTGACAAACATTATGCATCCATCTCTGAATAGAACTAAAAATTATCCTGATTTGCTAGACAAAGCATCATATTGGAAATATTATAGCAAAGATTTAAACCGAGATGCCCTCAAAGATTACTCTGTTGCTAGGGTACGCTACAATAAGCTCAGCAAACACATATGGTGTAATATGAAATCATATTCAACCGCAAATTACTTGTTTAAAataatgaagaaattcCTATGACATTGAATTAATTTAAATAATGAGCGATATAATTTTAATCTTCTGTTGGATCTAGAAAGAACCCTTCTGGTACACCTTTTGCAGGTCTTTGTTGTACGTCTAAGAAAATCCCCCCTCGGCCGAACCCAAACCACCTGAATCTTGGGTTCGGTTTTTCTATGGAGCCATCTCCAATAGGATCTTGTATATCTTGAATAGTCTTTATTGCTTCAACATCTGCATATTGGATACCGTTCTTTGGATCAAAGTACTGTGAGTCTTTATTCGTAATGAGACATTTCTTTCTAATACCGTTAGGTAGAAACACACCAGTGGGTGCTTCAGTCTGAATATCAACCTTAAGGCCTTTATCTGTTGCAACAACTACCTCTTGAGAGAGTTTTTTGTCATATTCTCCAAATGAGGGGAATTTATCAATTATACTTGAGTCTGGGATCAAAGACAATTGCTCTTTTTCATTAGAATCTGCTACCCATGATATTTTTAGTAGTGGTTCGACGTTTAAAGACTTGCTGTTTAGCGGCTTTGACCATTGCTCACCAAATAAAACCGATTTCAGGGCATTGGAATTCCCTACTTCCATTGGTAGATCAGGGAACATGCTTAACAATAGGAAATTTTTGCCCACTAATTGTGCTGGGCCTTCATATTCTATGAACTCCTCTCCGTTACCATTATCCGACTCCTGGAAAGAAACCTCGTCTTGAATTTTGATGCTATCTTCATGTGATTCCAAAGTGCTGGAGTTTTGTGATTCTTGGGTATTGAATCTTGTTTCATCGACAATTATGCTTGAAGGTGGTTCGTTAGAATCAATAATAGCAACATCATCCTTTTCCAAGAATGATATATGTTTTTCCGAGGCCTGCTCAGCAAGTATTTCAGAGCTGTTCTGTGCCACGTCCCCCATATCAATGGATGGGTTGATGGAGTCTTGCTTCGATGGACTTGCAGCTGGTGGGCTTTCATGCTTCTCTGCTGAAGAGGCCGATGGCTGCAATTCTTCTGTATTAGTGCTAGTAGCAGCATTTAAATCTGGAACATCAAGTTCAGATTTTACGTCTGCTGAATTCTGTGGCTCAACAGGAGCGCTGCACTGTGAAGCTTCATCGCCTTCAACTGAAGGGCTTGTACCTTTAGAAGAAGGAATATCACCAGCAGGTGGAGTTTTTACAGCATCCTCTTCTTTTGAAGACTCAAGATTGTCTCTTTTCCTCCTAACGTACtttctctttttcttctgcCTCTTACTCATGAACTGTTCCCAATATTCATGATCATAAACCTCCATTGCCGGCGTAACGCTCCACTGAGTCGTAAGCCATGTAACTATTGGCTCTCCTTGCTTAAATTTCATCTTCTGCCTTTGCTGCATCGCTAGTCTACTCTGCTTCTTGCTAACCTCCTGTTCTTTGTATTTGTTAAGTGAAAGCAGGTTGATTCGCTCTGTTTCCTCAGCAATCCGCAGTCGATCCTCTTGAGTCAATGCCTCCTCAAATTGAGTCTGTCGCTGTTTCTTTATCCTTTCCTGTATCTCTTTTCTCTTTACTTCTGCCTGCGCAAGCTTTTCGTATACTTCCATCTTATTTCGAACAACTGAAGACCTTGATGATGTTCGCCTCGTATTAACTAGCAACGATTTTGCTTTTGGCTGCTCATAGGAAGGCTTTAATTTCTTACCAGCATCTTTCTTTCGTGAATCAGCACTCTTAACCCTGGGTATCATGAGTTTTGCTAACTTACGTTTCTTAGCAGACCTACGAGACTCTTCCTTGTCTTCTTCACCTGACCCGCCGGTATCACTTGATTCGTCGCCGGAGTCACTGAAAAGCTCATCATTTTCCTGTTTCTTGTCATCAATCAAAAACTCtttatcatcttcttcctcttgGAATAATAAGTTAAtttcattatcatcaaCATCAACAGCCAAAGATTCGCGTTGGCGCTCTTGTTCTAGTAACTTTGCCATGAGGTTACCGGCATTGCTCCTTCTGGACCTAGTAGCCATTAAATAGCTCTCTTTACCATCTTCAGACATCCTCAAAGATTAAAACTAAGTTATTTATGCTAGCTTTATGATCATCTTTGTTGTTTGCTTTGGTGAAGATAAAATATACAATTTTTAAAATGAAATTAACTTAGATAATGTTATAAAAGTGACCAATTTAACAAGTGACCAATTTAACAACTAAACTGTAAGTGACAAAATCACGATATAATGATCGATAGAAACATTAAAACTGGAATTGGTTGTGTTACGGTTATTAGCAGGTCATTTTCCTCAGGAAGACTTCTTGCTACTGAAAAGTATGGTAACTTTTCGCAAAATAAGTATACAGCCAATGATGAAGTAAACCATTTCCAAGCCTTAGCACCATCCTGGTGGGATACTAGAGGCTCGCAACGTATTCTACACAAAATGAATTTAAATAGGATGGATGCTGTACATCGACTGCTCTCGCCTAATGTTAAATTTGCTAATCCAGATTCATCTACCCCCATTAATAATCAGATAGTTGCGAATCCTTATAGAGCGCTTGACGTCGGCTGTGGAGGTGGAATCTTTGCCGAATCTCTTGCCAGACTACCGTACGTCAAATCGGTCGATGCTATAGACATTACTCCAGACTGTATAAAGGTGGCTAATGCGCATAAGGATAAGGACCCAAGCATAAAGGACAAAATTAGCTATTCATTGAAATCGCTAAAAGACGTTGAAGGAACTTATGACGTTGTCACAATGTTTGAAGTTTTGGAGCATGTGGACAATCCTAGTGAGATGTTACGTCTGGGTTGGAGCAAACTGGAGCCTGGTGGGCTTATGTTTGTGAGTACGATAAATAGGCATCCTGTTTCATGGTTCACAACGATTCTAGTTGCAGAATATGTCACAAGCTTAGTGCCAAAGGGAACACACcattttgaaaagtttatTAATAGCAAAGAAATCACGGCCTGGTTTGAGGAGAACGCGCCAGGCAGTCACCGCCTAGTTGAATTAAAAGGCACCATGTATCTTCCTGCTGTGGGGTGGATAGATCACTGTAATGCTGATGTTGGGAACTTTTATATGGCTGTGAGGAAGCTTCCCGTCAAACTTAAGAGTAGGACTTAGAACCCTTGTAAATTCATTTATGATGTAAATATAGATAGTCAGTAATTTACATTGTCATTCTAGTTAGTAGTTTCGAGTTTTGCACTATGCTCCACCTCCGCAGGTTCGTCAACAAATGCTGGGGCCATGCCACCCAAATATGAAGGAAGTTCGACATCATTTGATTCATCTAGGGTAAAATCTAGCCCGCCATCCTCAAGAGCCTCAAGCTCCGCATCAAGCTCACTTTCACTgatttcatcaatatcaTTGTAATTGGTAGCAAGAACTTGCTGGAGCTCTTCACCCTGTTCAATTAACTCGGCCATCTCGTCCTGCATATCCTGGAGCTTGTCTACGTCTATTTTACCATACTGCTGTTTTAGCACTTTGCTAGTCTGCTTCAATGCACTTACAGTTACCATAGTGTTTTTGAGGTTCTCGGTTGTCATTTGCGCCTGGTTCATAGACCAAGACTGAGAATCCAACTGTTCCTGCATCGCCTCAAGCTGCTTCCGCTTATTCAACAACTTCAATGCACGTTGTTTTAAAGGTTTCTGTGCAAGAGGAGATTTTGTACCAGCAATCTTCCTTTGTAACGCCTGTAACTGTACATTGACCTGAGATATCTGCGTTTCTAAATGAGCTAAACGCTTATTCAAGCCATCCTGGGCTTGATCCATAGCCTTGGAGGACTCCAGCAATAGCTGGTCACTACTCTTCTTATTACCATAACCAAATATCCTATTCATGACCTAAAGCAACAAAGATATCTTATAGTTGACCTTTAAGTGTACTGTAAATCCTATGGGCTAGCTCCCTAGTCATAATTTATAAACAAATCGAGTTGGAGTTACATACATCTTTACTCTAAATTATGGTCATTTGCTACGTATATTTGGCACTTGTTAATCAAACTAAGATTATGGTGCTCCCCTAAGACTAGTGTAGTTACTCCCGGTCTAACTTACGTCTCTTAGCTGCCAAGTGCGGCCTGTCAAGGTCACTTTCTCTTGTCAATGGATGGACTGTGATCATGTTCACGGTACTAAATACGTattaaaatttttaatgTTTAGGATTCATAAAACTCATCACGTTTGCAAAATTAGAATCACTTAAAAAGCTAAAATGGGCTCTGGAGAGGAGATAATGGGTGCTTCGGTTACTCAGAAGATGGAAGAACTTGGTGTGCAAGACCAGAAGGTCACTCCTTGGGAAGTTGCAGGCGCTGTGGATGAAAATGGTGTTGCTAAAGTTATTGATTACGACAAATTGGTTAAACAATTCGGTACTAAGAGTATTTCGGAAGAAACTCTGCGTCGGTTTAAAGATGTGACTGGGCATGAGCCTCACCATTTCCTGCGGAAAGGTGTGTTCTTTAGTGAGCGTGATTTTAACAAGATTTTGGATCTATATGAACAAGGCAAGCCGTTCTTCCTGTACACTGGGCGTGGTCCTTCGAGCGATTCAATGCATTTAGGTCATATGATCCCCTTTATATTTTCTAAGTGGTTGCAGGAAGTTTTTGATGTTCCATTGGTTATTGAATTGACTGATGATGAGAAGTTCTTGTTTAAACATAAATTAACTATTAAGGATGTCAAGAATTTCGCTCGCGAAAACTGCAAGGATATCATAGCTGTTGGTTTTAAGCCTGAAAACACTTTTATCTTTTCAGATCTGCAGTATATGGGAGGTGGCTTCTATGAGACTGTTGTGAGAGTTTCTAGGCAAATAACTGGTTCTACTGCGAAAGCTGTTTTCGGGTTCACTGACTCGGACTGTATTGGTAAATTCCATTTCGCTTCTATTCAGATTGCCTCGGCGTTCCCCTCCTCTTTCCCCGATGTTCTTGGCTTGCCAGAAAAGACTCCTTGTCTGATACCATGTGCCATTGATCAGGACCCATACTTTAGAGTCTGTAGAGATGTTGCTGATAAGCTGAACTTCTCGAAGCCTTCGTTGATTCACTCCAAGTTCTTCCCAGCTTTGCAGGGCTCTACCACGAAGATGAGTGCTTCAGATGACACCACGGCAATCTTCATGACAGATACGCCAAAGCAAATCCAAAAGAAGATTAACAAGTACGCTTTTAGTGGTGGACAAGTTTCAATCGAAGACCATAGAAGACTTGGTGGAAATCCAGAT
The Eremothecium sinecaudum strain ATCC 58844 chromosome II, complete sequence DNA segment above includes these coding regions:
- the WRS1 gene encoding tryptophan--tRNA ligase WRS1 (Syntenic homolog of Ashbya gossypii ADR117W; Syntenic homolog of Saccharomyces cerevisiae YOL097C (WRS1)) → MGSGEEIMGASVTQKMEELGVQDQKVTPWEVAGAVDENGVAKVIDYDKLVKQFGTKSISEETLRRFKDVTGHEPHHFLRKGVFFSERDFNKILDLYEQGKPFFLYTGRGPSSDSMHLGHMIPFIFSKWLQEVFDVPLVIELTDDEKFLFKHKLTIKDVKNFARENCKDIIAVGFKPENTFIFSDLQYMGGGFYETVVRVSRQITGSTAKAVFGFTDSDCIGKFHFASIQIASAFPSSFPDVLGLPEKTPCLIPCAIDQDPYFRVCRDVADKLNFSKPSLIHSKFFPALQGSTTKMSASDDTTAIFMTDTPKQIQKKINKYAFSGGQVSIEDHRRLGGNPDVDVAYQYLSFFKDDDELLKKYYDDYKSGNLLSGEMKKLCIETLQDFVKGFQARRAEVDDATLDAFMKPHKLVWGQKERLVAPKPKESKK
- the HMI1 gene encoding ATP-dependent 3'-5' DNA helicase (Syntenic homolog of Ashbya gossypii ADR113W; Syntenic homolog of Saccharomyces cerevisiae YOL095C (HMI1)); amino-acid sequence: MHKLTNSQEQLLEIPCEPNTTITVTGGAGTGKTYSLAYKVYDLINSGTISPDEVLILSLTNSAINGFAAELIRIFEKSDLRYTSTESSKVETVEKIDLHTFHEICYKILSEAMPVVNATDLDESNGLASLLLNKKAITQEETYRLCERLNVLTIDRIIEEAHKLIKNTAYLKYDVRRRIDSLLKKYKVIVIENYQDLYPLVSSIVSLIAVDKQLILSGDPGQKIYGFLGNNNRALAQVYGSRSGKTYSIELNTNLRNTPEIIAKARSINKNAAVANYNVLKPACLVEPFVANYSTELDAMEFLLDQICRLICCSSKSRDIAILTSTNSQLKTVQEYLKQYGISTRNLKLSASRLYDSETTLFINTLKVARIVMPPSIIRNDSPTGETGDFNIIKAFSMIKGIGKSAIRKLLDLSNVQGISLWSIIISKPSTYELPKASKAIMSKYAKAINSLVHEKHIQTLKDPELLFNEVMETLSKFGVHLKTNIESFDDQALKSDQFIQTIKAFRSTRGLDTSAIDWILKGVGDGSFRYDRFRIQERRGLENSIKLSTMHAATGFESPIVFLLGQNTSFNIDDKLLYVGMTRSRNLLYLTNIMHPSLNRTKNYPDLLDKASYWKYYSKDLNRDALKDYSVARVRYNKLSKHIWCNMKSYSTANYLFKIMKKFL
- the VPS72 gene encoding Vps72p (Syntenic homolog of Ashbya gossypii ADR114C; Syntenic homolog of Saccharomyces cerevisiae YDR485C (VPS72)), with translation MSEDGKESYLMATRSRRSNAGNLMAKLLEQERQRESLAVDVDDNEINLLFQEEEDDKEFLIDDKKQENDELFSDSGDESSDTGGSGEEDKEESRRSAKKRKLAKLMIPRVKSADSRKKDAGKKLKPSYEQPKAKSLLVNTRRTSSRSSVVRNKMEVYEKLAQAEVKRKEIQERIKKQRQTQFEEALTQEDRLRIAEETERINLLSLNKYKEQEVSKKQSRLAMQQRQKMKFKQGEPIVTWLTTQWSVTPAMEVYDHEYWEQFMSKRQKKKRKYVRRKRDNLESSKEEDAVKTPPAGDIPSSKGTSPSVEGDEASQCSAPVEPQNSADVKSELDVPDLNAATSTNTEELQPSASSAEKHESPPAASPSKQDSINPSIDMGDVAQNSSEILAEQASEKHISFLEKDDVAIIDSNEPPSSIIVDETRFNTQESQNSSTLESHEDSIKIQDEVSFQESDNGNGEEFIEYEGPAQLVGKNFLLLSMFPDLPMEVGNSNALKSVLFGEQWSKPLNSKSLNVEPLLKISWVADSNEKEQLSLIPDSSIIDKFPSFGEYDKKLSQEVVVATDKGLKVDIQTEAPTGVFLPNGIRKKCLITNKDSQYFDPKNGIQYADVEAIKTIQDIQDPIGDGSIEKPNPRFRWFGFGRGGIFLDVQQRPAKGVPEGFFLDPTED
- the VPS60 gene encoding Vps60p (Syntenic homolog of Ashbya gossypii ADR116C; Syntenic homolog of Saccharomyces cerevisiae YDR486C (VPS60)); its protein translation is MNRIFGYGNKKSSDQLLLESSKAMDQAQDGLNKRLAHLETQISQVNVQLQALQRKIAGTKSPLAQKPLKQRALKLLNKRKQLEAMQEQLDSQSWSMNQAQMTTENLKNTMVTVSALKQTSKVLKQQYGKIDVDKLQDMQDEMAELIEQGEELQQVLATNYNDIDEISESELDAELEALEDGGLDFTLDESNDVELPSYLGGMAPAFVDEPAEVEHSAKLETTN
- the COQ3 gene encoding hexaprenyldihydroxybenzoate methyltransferase (Syntenic homolog of Ashbya gossypii ADR115W; Syntenic homolog of Saccharomyces cerevisiae YOL096C (COQ3)), giving the protein MIDRNIKTGIGCVTVISRSFSSGRLLATEKYGNFSQNKYTANDEVNHFQALAPSWWDTRGSQRILHKMNLNRMDAVHRLLSPNVKFANPDSSTPINNQIVANPYRALDVGCGGGIFAESLARLPYVKSVDAIDITPDCIKVANAHKDKDPSIKDKISYSLKSLKDVEGTYDVVTMFEVLEHVDNPSEMLRLGWSKLEPGGLMFVSTINRHPVSWFTTILVAEYVTSLVPKGTHHFEKFINSKEITAWFEENAPGSHRLVELKGTMYLPAVGWIDHCNADVGNFYMAVRKLPVKLKSRT